In a genomic window of Punica granatum isolate Tunisia-2019 chromosome 6, ASM765513v2, whole genome shotgun sequence:
- the LOC116211492 gene encoding probable ribose-5-phosphate isomerase 2 isoform X2, whose protein sequence is MAIACPHFISSEQTAMEAARVGPPPSVQSPPPVTLTQEDLKKIAAYKAVEFVRSGMVIGLGTGSTAKHAVDRIGELLRLGELHDIVGIPTSKKTHEQALSLGIPLSDLDSHPTLHLAIDGADEVDPHLNLVKGRGGSLLREKMIEAACEKFIVIVDESKRVKHLGGSGLAMPVEIVPFCWKNTAKRLLQLFNDSGCDAKLRTCGEKAEPFVTDNGNYIIDLFFEKDIGDLQAASDAILRIPSVVEHGMFLDMATTLIVAGKKGVEVINKEV, encoded by the coding sequence ATGGCCATCGCTTGCCCCCATTTTATCAGTTCAGAGCAGACGGCCATGGAGGCGGCCCGGGTGGGTCCCCCTCCCTCCGTGCAGTCCCCGCCCCCCGTGACCCTCACCCAGGAGGACCTCAAGAAGATCGCTGCTTACAAGGCCGTGGAGTTCGTCCGGTCGGGCATGGTCATTGGCCTCGGGACGGGGTCCACCGCCAAGCACGCGGTGGACCGCATTGGGGAGCTCCTCCGGCTGGGCGAGCTCCACGACATCGTCGGGATCCCCACCTCGAAGAAGACCCACGAGCAGGCCCTCTCCCTGGGGATCCCCCTTTCCGATCTCGACTCCCACCCCACCCTCCATTTGGCTATCGATGGTGCCGACGAGGTTGACCCGCACCTAAATCTCGTGAAGGGCCGCGGCGGGTCTCTCCTCCGGGAGAAGATGATCGAGGCCGCATGCGAGAAGTTCATCGTGATCGTGGATGAGTCGAAGCGCGTGAAGCACCTGGGTGGGAGCGGGCTCGCGATGCCCGTTGAGATCGTGCCCTTCTGCTGGAAGAACACTGCAAAGAGGCTGCTCCAGCTGTTCAACGACTCGGGCTGCGACGCAAAGCTCAGAACTTGTGGTGAGAAAGCGGAGCCCTTTGTCACGGACAACGGGAATTACATCATAGACTTGTTCTTTGAGAAGGATATTGGGGATCTGCAGGCTGCAAGTGATGCAATTTTGCGAATTCCGAGTGTGGTCGAGCACGGGATGTTTCTCGATATGGCGACTACTCTGATTGTGGCCGGGAAGAAAGGGGTAGAAGTGATTAATAAGGAGGTTTAG
- the LOC116211492 gene encoding probable ribose-5-phosphate isomerase 2 isoform X1: MGVFLSSGEEELAMAIACPHFISSEQTAMEAARVGPPPSVQSPPPVTLTQEDLKKIAAYKAVEFVRSGMVIGLGTGSTAKHAVDRIGELLRLGELHDIVGIPTSKKTHEQALSLGIPLSDLDSHPTLHLAIDGADEVDPHLNLVKGRGGSLLREKMIEAACEKFIVIVDESKRVKHLGGSGLAMPVEIVPFCWKNTAKRLLQLFNDSGCDAKLRTCGEKAEPFVTDNGNYIIDLFFEKDIGDLQAASDAILRIPSVVEHGMFLDMATTLIVAGKKGVEVINKEV, encoded by the exons ATGGGCGTTTTTTTGTCTTCTGG GGAGGAAGAGCTAGCCATGGCCATCGCTTGCCCCCATTTTATCAGTTCAGAGCAGACGGCCATGGAGGCGGCCCGGGTGGGTCCCCCTCCCTCCGTGCAGTCCCCGCCCCCCGTGACCCTCACCCAGGAGGACCTCAAGAAGATCGCTGCTTACAAGGCCGTGGAGTTCGTCCGGTCGGGCATGGTCATTGGCCTCGGGACGGGGTCCACCGCCAAGCACGCGGTGGACCGCATTGGGGAGCTCCTCCGGCTGGGCGAGCTCCACGACATCGTCGGGATCCCCACCTCGAAGAAGACCCACGAGCAGGCCCTCTCCCTGGGGATCCCCCTTTCCGATCTCGACTCCCACCCCACCCTCCATTTGGCTATCGATGGTGCCGACGAGGTTGACCCGCACCTAAATCTCGTGAAGGGCCGCGGCGGGTCTCTCCTCCGGGAGAAGATGATCGAGGCCGCATGCGAGAAGTTCATCGTGATCGTGGATGAGTCGAAGCGCGTGAAGCACCTGGGTGGGAGCGGGCTCGCGATGCCCGTTGAGATCGTGCCCTTCTGCTGGAAGAACACTGCAAAGAGGCTGCTCCAGCTGTTCAACGACTCGGGCTGCGACGCAAAGCTCAGAACTTGTGGTGAGAAAGCGGAGCCCTTTGTCACGGACAACGGGAATTACATCATAGACTTGTTCTTTGAGAAGGATATTGGGGATCTGCAGGCTGCAAGTGATGCAATTTTGCGAATTCCGAGTGTGGTCGAGCACGGGATGTTTCTCGATATGGCGACTACTCTGATTGTGGCCGGGAAGAAAGGGGTAGAAGTGATTAATAAGGAGGTTTAG
- the LOC116211491 gene encoding putative fasciclin-like arabinogalactan protein 20 — protein MTAPPLLISLALLLSLVGRSLSLPSASITEATEVLLNSGFVSMALTLSLVSKSLTTPQVPSVTVFSPSDETFARSGQPPLSLLRFHFCPHSLPLETLRALPLGSKIPTMDANHSLVVTTSPPASSTEINGVKVVGSAVYDDGHLAVFEIEKFFDPQFRNQGPSPSPSPSPSLNHLRCAALNEIYPTGIGSHGGYCFREPNVLLRSTGYSVIASFLGMQLMESKDQEIMPLTIFAPPDESLTSHIGNFTEYPSVFLRHVVPCKLSISDLISYSRGTTLRTKLEGFVIELDRIGDSMTLNGVLVTFPDMYSSEWLSIHGVGGILVPADGNAPGTESRPKE, from the coding sequence ATGACGGCACCCCCACTGCTCATCTCCCTCgctctcctcctctctctcgtAGGCCGTTCCCTCTCGCTTCCGTCTGCCTCCATCACCGAAGCCACGGAGGTCCTCTTGAATTCGGGCTTTGTTTCAATGGCACTAACCCTCAGCCTCGTCTCGAAATCCCTTACAACTCCACAGGTCCCTTCGGTCACTGTTTTCTCTCCCTCCGACGAGACGTTTGCTCGATCAGGTCAGCCGCCGCTGTCCCTCCTCCGGTTCCACTTCTGCCCCCACTCACTCCCCCTTGAAACCCTCCGTGCCCTCCCCTTGGGGTCCAAGATCCCGACGATGGATGCAAATCACTCCCTCGTGGTCACCACATCTCCACCCGCTAGCAGTACAGAGATCAATGGTGTCAAGGTTGTGGGATCTGCAGTCTACGATGACGGGCACTTGGCAGTCTTTGAGATCGAGAAGTTCTTCGATCCCCAGTTCCGGAACCAGGGCCCATCTCCAAGCCCGAGCCCGAGCCCGAGCCTGAACCATCTCCGATGTGCGGCGTTGAATGAGATTTATCCAACCGGAATTGGATCACATGGCGGGTATTGTTTCAGGGAGCCCAATGTGTTGCTGAGATCGACAGGATACTCTGTCATAGCTTCATTTCTTGGGATGCAGCTGATGGAATCGAAAGACCAAGAAATCATGCCCTTGACGATATTCGCCCCTCCAGATGAATCACTGACAAGTCATATCGGCAACTTCACTGAATACCCTTCAGTGTTTCTTCGGCATGTGGTTCCCTGCAAACTCTCTATAAGCGATCTGATCAGTTATAGTAGAGGGACTACTCTGAGGACGAAACTGGAAGGTTTCGTGATTGAACTCGACAGAATCGGTGATTCCATGACACTGAATGGAGTTCTAGTTACTTTCCCTGACATGTATAGCAGTGAGTGGCTTAGCATTCACGGAGTCGGTGGCATTCTTGTGCCAGCAGACGGCAATGCTCCAGGCACAGAATCTCGTCCCAAAGAATAG